A stretch of the Erinaceus europaeus chromosome 1, mEriEur2.1, whole genome shotgun sequence genome encodes the following:
- the PRXL2A gene encoding peroxiredoxin-like 2A isoform X2: MSSQTGKKETRDPSFFTMGMWSIGAGALGAAALALLLANTDIFLSKSQKATLDYLEDIELKTLDTKPRIFKAKELWEKNGAVIMAVRRPGCFLCREEAAELSSLKPKLDELGVPLYAVVKEKIKTEVKDFQPYFKGEVFLDEKKMFYGPQRRKMMFMGFVRLGVWSNFFRARSGGFSGNLEGEGFILGGVFVVGAGKQGILLEHREKEFGDKVNPVSVLEAARKIKPQTLVSEKK, encoded by the exons ATGAGTTCACAAACTGGAAAGAAGGAGACCAGG GATCCAAGTTTCTTCACCATGGGTATGTGGTCCATTGGAGCAGGAGCCCTGGGGGCTGCAGCCTTGGCCCTACTGCTGGCCAACACCGACATATTTCTGTCCAAGTCTCAGAAAGCAACGCTGGACTATCTGGAGGATATAGAACTGAAGACACTAGACACCA aGCCTAGGATTTTCAAAGCAAAGgagctctgggaaaaaaatggaGCTGTGATTATGGCTGTGCGGAGACCAGGCTGCTTCCTCTGCCGAGAG GAGGCTGCAGAACTGTCTTCTCTGAAGCCCAAGTTGGATGAACTGGGTGTCCCCCTCTATGCTGTGGTGAAGGAGAAGATCAAGACGGAAGTGAAGGACTTCCAGCCCTATTTCAAAGGCGAAGTCTTCCTGGATGAAAAG AAAATGTTCTACGGCCCTCAAAGACGGAAGATGATGTTTATGGGCTTTGTCCGTCTGGGTGTCTGGTCTAATTTCTTCCGGGCCAGGAGTGGAGGATTTTCTGGAAACCTAGAAGGGGAAGGCTTCATCCTCGGAGGCGTTTTTGTGGTGGGAGCAGGAAAGCAG GGCATTCTCCTTGAGCACCGAGAGAAAGAATTTGGAGACAAAGTAAACCCAGTTTCAGTTCTGGAAGCTGCTAGGAAGATCAAACCACAGACTCTGGTCTCAGAGAAAAAATGA
- the PRXL2A gene encoding peroxiredoxin-like 2A isoform X1 has protein sequence MWGSLFAGEAEVWTLWMDPSFFTMGMWSIGAGALGAAALALLLANTDIFLSKSQKATLDYLEDIELKTLDTKPRIFKAKELWEKNGAVIMAVRRPGCFLCREEAAELSSLKPKLDELGVPLYAVVKEKIKTEVKDFQPYFKGEVFLDEKKMFYGPQRRKMMFMGFVRLGVWSNFFRARSGGFSGNLEGEGFILGGVFVVGAGKQGILLEHREKEFGDKVNPVSVLEAARKIKPQTLVSEKK, from the exons ATGTGGGGCAGTCTGTTTGCAGGAGAAGCAGAGGTGTGGACGCTGTGGATG GATCCAAGTTTCTTCACCATGGGTATGTGGTCCATTGGAGCAGGAGCCCTGGGGGCTGCAGCCTTGGCCCTACTGCTGGCCAACACCGACATATTTCTGTCCAAGTCTCAGAAAGCAACGCTGGACTATCTGGAGGATATAGAACTGAAGACACTAGACACCA aGCCTAGGATTTTCAAAGCAAAGgagctctgggaaaaaaatggaGCTGTGATTATGGCTGTGCGGAGACCAGGCTGCTTCCTCTGCCGAGAG GAGGCTGCAGAACTGTCTTCTCTGAAGCCCAAGTTGGATGAACTGGGTGTCCCCCTCTATGCTGTGGTGAAGGAGAAGATCAAGACGGAAGTGAAGGACTTCCAGCCCTATTTCAAAGGCGAAGTCTTCCTGGATGAAAAG AAAATGTTCTACGGCCCTCAAAGACGGAAGATGATGTTTATGGGCTTTGTCCGTCTGGGTGTCTGGTCTAATTTCTTCCGGGCCAGGAGTGGAGGATTTTCTGGAAACCTAGAAGGGGAAGGCTTCATCCTCGGAGGCGTTTTTGTGGTGGGAGCAGGAAAGCAG GGCATTCTCCTTGAGCACCGAGAGAAAGAATTTGGAGACAAAGTAAACCCAGTTTCAGTTCTGGAAGCTGCTAGGAAGATCAAACCACAGACTCTGGTCTCAGAGAAAAAATGA
- the PRXL2A gene encoding peroxiredoxin-like 2A isoform X3 — protein MGMWSIGAGALGAAALALLLANTDIFLSKSQKATLDYLEDIELKTLDTKPRIFKAKELWEKNGAVIMAVRRPGCFLCREEAAELSSLKPKLDELGVPLYAVVKEKIKTEVKDFQPYFKGEVFLDEKKMFYGPQRRKMMFMGFVRLGVWSNFFRARSGGFSGNLEGEGFILGGVFVVGAGKQGILLEHREKEFGDKVNPVSVLEAARKIKPQTLVSEKK, from the exons ATGGGTATGTGGTCCATTGGAGCAGGAGCCCTGGGGGCTGCAGCCTTGGCCCTACTGCTGGCCAACACCGACATATTTCTGTCCAAGTCTCAGAAAGCAACGCTGGACTATCTGGAGGATATAGAACTGAAGACACTAGACACCA aGCCTAGGATTTTCAAAGCAAAGgagctctgggaaaaaaatggaGCTGTGATTATGGCTGTGCGGAGACCAGGCTGCTTCCTCTGCCGAGAG GAGGCTGCAGAACTGTCTTCTCTGAAGCCCAAGTTGGATGAACTGGGTGTCCCCCTCTATGCTGTGGTGAAGGAGAAGATCAAGACGGAAGTGAAGGACTTCCAGCCCTATTTCAAAGGCGAAGTCTTCCTGGATGAAAAG AAAATGTTCTACGGCCCTCAAAGACGGAAGATGATGTTTATGGGCTTTGTCCGTCTGGGTGTCTGGTCTAATTTCTTCCGGGCCAGGAGTGGAGGATTTTCTGGAAACCTAGAAGGGGAAGGCTTCATCCTCGGAGGCGTTTTTGTGGTGGGAGCAGGAAAGCAG GGCATTCTCCTTGAGCACCGAGAGAAAGAATTTGGAGACAAAGTAAACCCAGTTTCAGTTCTGGAAGCTGCTAGGAAGATCAAACCACAGACTCTGGTCTCAGAGAAAAAATGA